In the genome of Girardinichthys multiradiatus isolate DD_20200921_A chromosome 7, DD_fGirMul_XY1, whole genome shotgun sequence, one region contains:
- the adarb1b gene encoding double-stranded RNA-specific editase 1 isoform X2, translated as MKKGAAGARQLAGQNKPDAMEMDEEENMSSSSTDVKENRNLDNVSCKDGTGVGDQLPNGSGHGSRKRPLEEGNNGHAHSKFRAKKRKKTPGPVLPKNALMQLNEIKPGLQYKLLSQTGPVHAPVFVMTVEVNGQMFEGMGPTKKKAKLNAAEKALRSFVQFPNASEAHLAMGRTLTVNTDFTSDQADFPDMLFNGFETPAAPEESYYLGSNGTNSLGEYPLPTPPGSNLVQAPLPPPSVFSSPSTGKNPVMILNELRPGLKYDFVSESGESHAKNFVMSVTVDSQTFEGSGRNKKLAKARAAQAALSALFNMQLDQTPSRQPIPREGLQLHLPQVLADAVSRLVVDKFSELTDNFTSPHARRKVLAGVVMTTGTDVKEAQVICVSTGTKCINGEYMSDRGLALNDCHAEIIARRSLIRYLYTQLEFFLSNIKEDYHKSIFVPCDKGGYKLKDNVQFHLYISTSPCGDARIFSPHEAGVEDQGDRHPNRKARGQLRTKIESGEGTIPVRSSNTIQTWDGVLQGERLLTMSCSDKIARWNVVGIQGSLMSYFTEPIYFSSIILGSLYHADHLSRAMYQRIADIEDLPQQFTLNRPLLSGISNAEARQPGKAPNFSVNWTVGDQALEVINATTGKDDMGRPSRLCKHTLYSRWVRLHSKLSSILRIKVPKPSSYHEAKQAAMEYHSAKKALIKAFHKAGLGAWVKKPIEQDQFTLSS; from the exons GTTCAAGCAGCACAGACGTTAAGGAAAACCGAAACCTGGACAACGTGTCCTGCAAAGACGGGACGGGAGTCGGTGATCAGCTCCCCAATGGAAGTGGCCATGGCAGTCGAAAGCGCCCCTTAGAGGAGGGTAACAATGGCCACGCGCATTCCAAGTTCCGGGCCAAGAAGCGCAAGAAAACACCTGGGCCGGTGCTGCCCAAGAATGCTCTGATGCAGCTGAATGAGATCAAACCAGGTCTGCAGTACAAACTGCTGTCTCAGACTGGGCCGGTCCATGCACCAGTGTTTGTCATGACTGTGGAGGTCAATGGGCAGATGTTTGAGGGCATGGGTCCGACCAAGAAGAAGGCTAAACTGAACGCAGCTGAGAAAGCGCTGCGCTCTTTTGTTCAGTTCCCCAATGCATCAGAGGCTCACCTGGCCATGGGCCGTACACTGACTGTGAATACGGACTTTACATCAGATCAAGCGGACTTCCCTGACATGCTCTTCAACGGCTTTGAGACACCAGCTGCACCTGAAGAATCCTACTATCTAGGTTCTAACGGTACAAACTCACTAGGGGAGTATCCGTTACCCACACCACCTGGCAGCAACCTTGTCCAGGCTCCATTGCCCCCTCCATCTGTATTCAGCTCACCCTCCACTGGCAAAAACCCAGTCATGATCCTCAATGAGCTCAGGCCAGGCCTCAAATACGACTTTGTCTCAGAGAGCGGTGAGAGTCATGCCAAGAATTTTGTGATGTCAGTAACTGTGGACTCACAGACGTTTGAAGGCTCAGGGCGCAACAAAAAGCTGGCTAAAGCCCGGGCAGCACAGGCTGCCCTCTCTGCTCTCTTCAACATGCAACTAGACCAGACACCATCCAGGCAACCCATACCAAGAGAGGGGTTGCAGCTTCACCTTCCCCag GTTCTGGCTGACGCCGTCTCTCGCCTGGTGGTGGATAAGTTCAGTGAGCTGACAGACAACTTCACCTCCCCCCATGCACGACGAAAAGTCCTGGCAGGAGTTGTCATGACAACAG GGACCGATGTGAAGGAAGCACAGGTCATCTGTGTCTCCACGGGAACAAAGTGCATCAACGGTGAGTACATGAGCGACCGTGGCCTGGCACTCAACGACTGCCATGCTGAGATAATTGCCCGGCGCTCGCTCATCAGGTACCTCTACACCCAGCTGGAGTTCTTCCTCAG CAACATCAAGGAGGACTATCACAAGTCGATATTTGTGCCATGTGACAAGGGAGGCTACAAATTAAAGGACAACGTTCAGTTCCACCTTTACATCAGTACCTCACCTTGCGGAGATGCCAGGATTTTCTCTCCTCATGAAGCTGGAGTGGAAG ATCAGGGGGACCGACACCCAAACCGCAAAGCAAGAGGCCAGTTGAGAACCAAAATTGAGTCAGGGGAAGGCACCATTCCTGTACGATCCAGCAACACCATCCAGACCTGGGATGGTGTGCTTCAAGGAGAGAGGTTGCTCACCATGTCATGTAGTGACAAGATTGCAAG GTGGAATGTGGTGGGCATCCAGGGCTCTTTAATGAGCTACTTCACTGAGCCCATCTACTTCTCCAGCATCATCCTCGGCAGCCTTTACCATGCCGACCACCTCTCCAGGGCCATGTACCAGCGCATTGCAGATATCGAGGACCTGCCCCAGCAGTTCACCCTCAACAGGCCTCTACTCAGCG GTATAAGCAACGCTGAGGCCAGGCAGCCGGGCAAGGCACCAAACTTTAGCGTGAACTGGACAGTTGGCGATCAGGCCCTGGAGGTGATCAACGCGACCACGGGGAAGGATGATATGGGCCGCCCTTCAAGActctgcaaacacaccctctaCAGCCGCTGGGTGCGCCTCCACTCCAAG CTGTCATCCATCCTGCGGATCAAAGTGCCCAAGCCCAGCtcgtaccatgaggccaagcagGCGGCCATGGAGTACCATTCTGCTAAAAAGGCTCTCATCAAGGCCTTCCACAAGGCTGGCTTGGGGGCCTGGGTCAAAAAGCCCATCGAACAAGACCAGTTCACCCTCAGCTCCTGA
- the adarb1b gene encoding double-stranded RNA-specific editase 1 isoform X3 has translation MEMDEEENMSSSSTDVKENRNLDNVSCKDGTGVGDQLPNGSGHGSRKRPLEEGNNGHAHSKFRAKKRKKTPGPVLPKNALMQLNEIKPGLQYKLLSQTGPVHAPVFVMTVEVNGQMFEGMGPTKKKAKLNAAEKALRSFVQFPNASEAHLAMGRTLTVNTDFTSDQADFPDMLFNGFETPAAPEESYYLGSNGTNSLGEYPLPTPPGSNLVQAPLPPPSVFSSPSTGKNPVMILNELRPGLKYDFVSESGESHAKNFVMSVTVDSQTFEGSGRNKKLAKARAAQAALSALFNMQLDQTPSRQPIPREGLQLHLPQVLADAVSRLVVDKFSELTDNFTSPHARRKVLAGVVMTTGTDVKEAQVICVSTGTKCINGEYMSDRGLALNDCHAEIIARRSLIRYLYTQLEFFLSNIKEDYHKSIFVPCDKGGYKLKDNVQFHLYISTSPCGDARIFSPHEAGVEDQGDRHPNRKARGQLRTKIESGEGTIPVRSSNTIQTWDGVLQGERLLTMSCSDKIARWNVVGIQGSLMSYFTEPIYFSSIILGSLYHADHLSRAMYQRIADIEDLPQQFTLNRPLLSGISNAEARQPGKAPNFSVNWTVGDQALEVINATTGKDDMGRPSRLCKHTLYSRWVRLHSKLSSILRIKVPKPSSYHEAKQAAMEYHSAKKALIKAFHKAGLGAWVKKPIEQDQFTLSS, from the exons GTTCAAGCAGCACAGACGTTAAGGAAAACCGAAACCTGGACAACGTGTCCTGCAAAGACGGGACGGGAGTCGGTGATCAGCTCCCCAATGGAAGTGGCCATGGCAGTCGAAAGCGCCCCTTAGAGGAGGGTAACAATGGCCACGCGCATTCCAAGTTCCGGGCCAAGAAGCGCAAGAAAACACCTGGGCCGGTGCTGCCCAAGAATGCTCTGATGCAGCTGAATGAGATCAAACCAGGTCTGCAGTACAAACTGCTGTCTCAGACTGGGCCGGTCCATGCACCAGTGTTTGTCATGACTGTGGAGGTCAATGGGCAGATGTTTGAGGGCATGGGTCCGACCAAGAAGAAGGCTAAACTGAACGCAGCTGAGAAAGCGCTGCGCTCTTTTGTTCAGTTCCCCAATGCATCAGAGGCTCACCTGGCCATGGGCCGTACACTGACTGTGAATACGGACTTTACATCAGATCAAGCGGACTTCCCTGACATGCTCTTCAACGGCTTTGAGACACCAGCTGCACCTGAAGAATCCTACTATCTAGGTTCTAACGGTACAAACTCACTAGGGGAGTATCCGTTACCCACACCACCTGGCAGCAACCTTGTCCAGGCTCCATTGCCCCCTCCATCTGTATTCAGCTCACCCTCCACTGGCAAAAACCCAGTCATGATCCTCAATGAGCTCAGGCCAGGCCTCAAATACGACTTTGTCTCAGAGAGCGGTGAGAGTCATGCCAAGAATTTTGTGATGTCAGTAACTGTGGACTCACAGACGTTTGAAGGCTCAGGGCGCAACAAAAAGCTGGCTAAAGCCCGGGCAGCACAGGCTGCCCTCTCTGCTCTCTTCAACATGCAACTAGACCAGACACCATCCAGGCAACCCATACCAAGAGAGGGGTTGCAGCTTCACCTTCCCCag GTTCTGGCTGACGCCGTCTCTCGCCTGGTGGTGGATAAGTTCAGTGAGCTGACAGACAACTTCACCTCCCCCCATGCACGACGAAAAGTCCTGGCAGGAGTTGTCATGACAACAG GGACCGATGTGAAGGAAGCACAGGTCATCTGTGTCTCCACGGGAACAAAGTGCATCAACGGTGAGTACATGAGCGACCGTGGCCTGGCACTCAACGACTGCCATGCTGAGATAATTGCCCGGCGCTCGCTCATCAGGTACCTCTACACCCAGCTGGAGTTCTTCCTCAG CAACATCAAGGAGGACTATCACAAGTCGATATTTGTGCCATGTGACAAGGGAGGCTACAAATTAAAGGACAACGTTCAGTTCCACCTTTACATCAGTACCTCACCTTGCGGAGATGCCAGGATTTTCTCTCCTCATGAAGCTGGAGTGGAAG ATCAGGGGGACCGACACCCAAACCGCAAAGCAAGAGGCCAGTTGAGAACCAAAATTGAGTCAGGGGAAGGCACCATTCCTGTACGATCCAGCAACACCATCCAGACCTGGGATGGTGTGCTTCAAGGAGAGAGGTTGCTCACCATGTCATGTAGTGACAAGATTGCAAG GTGGAATGTGGTGGGCATCCAGGGCTCTTTAATGAGCTACTTCACTGAGCCCATCTACTTCTCCAGCATCATCCTCGGCAGCCTTTACCATGCCGACCACCTCTCCAGGGCCATGTACCAGCGCATTGCAGATATCGAGGACCTGCCCCAGCAGTTCACCCTCAACAGGCCTCTACTCAGCG GTATAAGCAACGCTGAGGCCAGGCAGCCGGGCAAGGCACCAAACTTTAGCGTGAACTGGACAGTTGGCGATCAGGCCCTGGAGGTGATCAACGCGACCACGGGGAAGGATGATATGGGCCGCCCTTCAAGActctgcaaacacaccctctaCAGCCGCTGGGTGCGCCTCCACTCCAAG CTGTCATCCATCCTGCGGATCAAAGTGCCCAAGCCCAGCtcgtaccatgaggccaagcagGCGGCCATGGAGTACCATTCTGCTAAAAAGGCTCTCATCAAGGCCTTCCACAAGGCTGGCTTGGGGGCCTGGGTCAAAAAGCCCATCGAACAAGACCAGTTCACCCTCAGCTCCTGA
- the adarb1b gene encoding double-stranded RNA-specific editase 1 isoform X1, whose amino-acid sequence MALFTNDVHSLGSYYCLIRRKFKRRRKKRSERKGAAGARQLAGQNKPDAMEMDEEENMSSSSTDVKENRNLDNVSCKDGTGVGDQLPNGSGHGSRKRPLEEGNNGHAHSKFRAKKRKKTPGPVLPKNALMQLNEIKPGLQYKLLSQTGPVHAPVFVMTVEVNGQMFEGMGPTKKKAKLNAAEKALRSFVQFPNASEAHLAMGRTLTVNTDFTSDQADFPDMLFNGFETPAAPEESYYLGSNGTNSLGEYPLPTPPGSNLVQAPLPPPSVFSSPSTGKNPVMILNELRPGLKYDFVSESGESHAKNFVMSVTVDSQTFEGSGRNKKLAKARAAQAALSALFNMQLDQTPSRQPIPREGLQLHLPQVLADAVSRLVVDKFSELTDNFTSPHARRKVLAGVVMTTGTDVKEAQVICVSTGTKCINGEYMSDRGLALNDCHAEIIARRSLIRYLYTQLEFFLSNIKEDYHKSIFVPCDKGGYKLKDNVQFHLYISTSPCGDARIFSPHEAGVEDQGDRHPNRKARGQLRTKIESGEGTIPVRSSNTIQTWDGVLQGERLLTMSCSDKIARWNVVGIQGSLMSYFTEPIYFSSIILGSLYHADHLSRAMYQRIADIEDLPQQFTLNRPLLSGISNAEARQPGKAPNFSVNWTVGDQALEVINATTGKDDMGRPSRLCKHTLYSRWVRLHSKLSSILRIKVPKPSSYHEAKQAAMEYHSAKKALIKAFHKAGLGAWVKKPIEQDQFTLSS is encoded by the exons GTTCAAGCAGCACAGACGTTAAGGAAAACCGAAACCTGGACAACGTGTCCTGCAAAGACGGGACGGGAGTCGGTGATCAGCTCCCCAATGGAAGTGGCCATGGCAGTCGAAAGCGCCCCTTAGAGGAGGGTAACAATGGCCACGCGCATTCCAAGTTCCGGGCCAAGAAGCGCAAGAAAACACCTGGGCCGGTGCTGCCCAAGAATGCTCTGATGCAGCTGAATGAGATCAAACCAGGTCTGCAGTACAAACTGCTGTCTCAGACTGGGCCGGTCCATGCACCAGTGTTTGTCATGACTGTGGAGGTCAATGGGCAGATGTTTGAGGGCATGGGTCCGACCAAGAAGAAGGCTAAACTGAACGCAGCTGAGAAAGCGCTGCGCTCTTTTGTTCAGTTCCCCAATGCATCAGAGGCTCACCTGGCCATGGGCCGTACACTGACTGTGAATACGGACTTTACATCAGATCAAGCGGACTTCCCTGACATGCTCTTCAACGGCTTTGAGACACCAGCTGCACCTGAAGAATCCTACTATCTAGGTTCTAACGGTACAAACTCACTAGGGGAGTATCCGTTACCCACACCACCTGGCAGCAACCTTGTCCAGGCTCCATTGCCCCCTCCATCTGTATTCAGCTCACCCTCCACTGGCAAAAACCCAGTCATGATCCTCAATGAGCTCAGGCCAGGCCTCAAATACGACTTTGTCTCAGAGAGCGGTGAGAGTCATGCCAAGAATTTTGTGATGTCAGTAACTGTGGACTCACAGACGTTTGAAGGCTCAGGGCGCAACAAAAAGCTGGCTAAAGCCCGGGCAGCACAGGCTGCCCTCTCTGCTCTCTTCAACATGCAACTAGACCAGACACCATCCAGGCAACCCATACCAAGAGAGGGGTTGCAGCTTCACCTTCCCCag GTTCTGGCTGACGCCGTCTCTCGCCTGGTGGTGGATAAGTTCAGTGAGCTGACAGACAACTTCACCTCCCCCCATGCACGACGAAAAGTCCTGGCAGGAGTTGTCATGACAACAG GGACCGATGTGAAGGAAGCACAGGTCATCTGTGTCTCCACGGGAACAAAGTGCATCAACGGTGAGTACATGAGCGACCGTGGCCTGGCACTCAACGACTGCCATGCTGAGATAATTGCCCGGCGCTCGCTCATCAGGTACCTCTACACCCAGCTGGAGTTCTTCCTCAG CAACATCAAGGAGGACTATCACAAGTCGATATTTGTGCCATGTGACAAGGGAGGCTACAAATTAAAGGACAACGTTCAGTTCCACCTTTACATCAGTACCTCACCTTGCGGAGATGCCAGGATTTTCTCTCCTCATGAAGCTGGAGTGGAAG ATCAGGGGGACCGACACCCAAACCGCAAAGCAAGAGGCCAGTTGAGAACCAAAATTGAGTCAGGGGAAGGCACCATTCCTGTACGATCCAGCAACACCATCCAGACCTGGGATGGTGTGCTTCAAGGAGAGAGGTTGCTCACCATGTCATGTAGTGACAAGATTGCAAG GTGGAATGTGGTGGGCATCCAGGGCTCTTTAATGAGCTACTTCACTGAGCCCATCTACTTCTCCAGCATCATCCTCGGCAGCCTTTACCATGCCGACCACCTCTCCAGGGCCATGTACCAGCGCATTGCAGATATCGAGGACCTGCCCCAGCAGTTCACCCTCAACAGGCCTCTACTCAGCG GTATAAGCAACGCTGAGGCCAGGCAGCCGGGCAAGGCACCAAACTTTAGCGTGAACTGGACAGTTGGCGATCAGGCCCTGGAGGTGATCAACGCGACCACGGGGAAGGATGATATGGGCCGCCCTTCAAGActctgcaaacacaccctctaCAGCCGCTGGGTGCGCCTCCACTCCAAG CTGTCATCCATCCTGCGGATCAAAGTGCCCAAGCCCAGCtcgtaccatgaggccaagcagGCGGCCATGGAGTACCATTCTGCTAAAAAGGCTCTCATCAAGGCCTTCCACAAGGCTGGCTTGGGGGCCTGGGTCAAAAAGCCCATCGAACAAGACCAGTTCACCCTCAGCTCCTGA